A genomic segment from Thiomicrorhabdus aquaedulcis encodes:
- a CDS encoding DUF1840 domain-containing protein yields the protein MIRFKTKTHADVMMLEKEALKLVALMGLSDTLPNALAAEDVNAALEKLRQAATRDSATMNDAWSDKSVSLNHRAQPLIELLEAANTAKQHVIWEKSVF from the coding sequence ATGATTCGTTTTAAAACCAAAACCCACGCTGACGTTATGATGCTTGAAAAAGAGGCGCTTAAATTGGTGGCGTTGATGGGTTTGTCGGATACCTTGCCTAACGCCCTAGCGGCGGAAGACGTTAATGCGGCGCTTGAAAAACTTCGTCAAGCTGCCACACGTGATTCGGCCACCATGAACGATGCGTGGAGTGATAAGTCGGTTAGTTTAAATCACCGCGCCCAACCCTTAATTGAGTTGCTGGAAGCGGCAAACACCGCAAAACAGCATGTTATTTGGGAAAAATCTGTTTTTTAA